From the genome of Canis lupus familiaris isolate Mischka breed German Shepherd chromosome 20, alternate assembly UU_Cfam_GSD_1.0, whole genome shotgun sequence:
GTGGAGCTGGGCAAATGGGGAGATGGTTGCCCCATCACTGAGATGAGGGCGAGGGCACATGAACTGGTTTGGGGATGTTGAGAGATCagcaagggagaaggaagggcagaggtcTGAGGGAGAACAGCCTCGGGCAGGCAGaggagcatgtgcaaaggccccggGGTGAGTCAGCCGCCGTGGCTGCGGCAGAGGGAGGCTGGTGAGGGCCAGATAAGCAGGGCTTCGTGGGCCCCGGAGAGAGGGGCAGCAGAGCACGGTCTCAGCAGAGAGTGATGCTGTAAAGAGGCATGGGGCAGAGTGGGgaccagggaggaggtgggtaTGGCCACCCAGGGGTGTCttgtgaggggtggggaggactgGTAGAGAGAAATGGCCACCGCAGCAGGGAGATGGGCAGGTCTTGGGCAGAAGAATCTGGAACAGCGACTGGAGAAGGGGCAGGGCTGGACCTCGGGTCAGTGGGCCCAGGGCCCCTCTGAAGGTAGTGCCCCAGGCACGTGAGGACCCCAAAGAGCAGCCCCAGCAAACACAAGGCCTGTGGCCCACCCCCCACCACAAGGGACCAGGACAGGCTGTGGCCCACCTGGACACATGCCGCCACAGACAGCTGCCCCTTGGCgggcctggggaggaggcctGTTGACCCGGGCCCTTTCGGGAGAGACTCAGGGGGGCAGGTCCCGTTGGGCGGCAGGTGCgtgagggcaggagggtggggtggagggtgggctgGCTGGAGGGGTGCAGCCCCCCTCCTGCAGTGTGCGCCCGTCTCCAGGTGCAGTGGTTTGAGCAGCAGACGCTCCGGCGGCGGGTGAAGCGCTCGGTGGTGGTACCCACGGACCCCTGGTTCCCCAAGCAGTGGTACATGGTGAGCggcctgggcaggggtgggggtgggctgcgCCAGTGCCccactgacccccacccccacctcgcaCAGAACAACAAGGTGCAGCCGGACCTGAACATCCTGCAGGTCTGGAGTCAGGGGCTGTCGGGCCAGGGCGTGGTGGTCTCTGTCCTGGACGACGGCATCGAGAAGGACCACCCGGATCTCTGGGCCAACTACGTGAGACCGGGGGCACTGGGGCGGGGGCTGTCCCAGGTCCCACGGCCCGGCCCCCCTCATGTCCCCACTCCGCCCCAGGACCCCCTGGCCAGCTACGACTTCAATGACTACGACCCAGACCCCCAACCGCGCTACACGCCCAGTGACGAGAACCGGTGAGCCTGACATCCCACAGGGTGTAAGGGGAGCCCCCGGTGCCCTgcgggggccgtggggggcaCTGCAGCTGGCTCCCCTCTCCCCTTGGCGCCAGGCACGGGACCCGCTGCGCTGGGGAAGTGGCAGCGATGGCAAACAACGGGTTCTGCGGCACTGGCGTTGCCTACAATGCCCGAATTGGAGGTACGTGGGGTCCAGTTCCTCCTGCCCCCGACGCTGGGTGACCGGCGGTGCCGGGTACAGTTAGCGGACAGACCCGAGAAGGCACCTCTGGGGGCCACAGGGCCCCGCACGAATGCCCTcctgtggggagcagagggggccCCTTGGTCAGACCTGCCCGGAGGGGTGGGGTGTGGCGGGGCATCCGCCGAGGCCCGACGCCCACCCCGCTCTGGGCAGGCGTGCGCATGCTGGACGGCACCATCACAGACGTCATCGAGGCCCAGTCGCTGAGCCTGCAGCCGCAGCACATCCACATCTACAGCGCCAGCTGGGGCCCCGAGGACGACGGCCGCACGGTGGACGGCCCGGGCATCCTCACCCGGGAGGCCTTCAGGCGCGGCGTGACCAAGGTGAGCACACCCGGGGCCGCggtgggcctgggcctgctcTCAAGGCCGACGCCCCCATCCCGGTTCCCCCACCTGTCCCTGTGTGCAGGGCCGCGGTGGGCTGGGCACGCTCTTCGTCTGGGCATCGGGCAACGGCGGCTTGCACTACGACAACTGCAACTGTGACGGCTACACCAACAGCATCCACACGCTCTCGGTGGGCAGCACCACCCAGAACGGCCGCGTGCCCTGGTACAGCGAGGCCTGCGCCTCCACGCTCACCACCACCTACAGCAGCGGCGTGGCCACTGACCCGCAGATCGTGAGTGCCCgctgcccctgtccctgccctctgccccccggcccctgccgctgccctcctggccctgccctcctggcccctgccccatTCCCTCCTGTTCTCTGCTCCCTCCGGCCTGTTTGTCCCCACTTTCCCACCTGCCCCTTTTCTCCTATCCCCTTGCCCTgattcactcccacccctccccttctgctgTCCCCTCCCCCGACTGTGCCCCCTCCTAGGGGCTGCCCTGTGACACCTGGAACACGATGGGCCCCAAGACCAGACTCCACAGCTGTCACCCCTTCACACACCCTCCTGTCTTCCAGGCAGGGTCAGCTCCCCAGGTGTGCGACCTGGGCGGCACTCAGGGACCCGTCCCTGGTGGTATCTCTGCGGTACCTTCTTGAACAAAGTGTGGGTTTGCATGTGTGCCAGGCCCCCCAAGTCCCCCCGTCTGCCCCTAGGTCACCACAGATCTGCACCACCAGTGCACGGACAAGCACACGGGCACCTCGGCCTCAGCCCCGCTGGCTGCGGGCATGATTGCCCTGGCTCTGGAGGCCAAGTAGGTGACGGAGGGGACCCCGCTTACTGCGCTCACCCCCCAACACGGCCCCAGCTCACCTGCCCtcgcctgccctcagcccattCTTGACATGGAGGGACATGCAGCACCTGGTGGTCCGCGCGTCGAGGCCAGCACAGCTCCAGGCCGAGGACTGGAGGACCAACGGTGTGGGGCGCCAAGGtgaggcagggccagggggagggggcgccACGGCCGCGGGGCGAGTGATGACCACCCCTCCACACAGTGAGCCACCACTATGGCTATGGGCTGCTGGACGCCAGGCTGCTGGTGGACATGGCTCGAACGTGGCTGCCCACACAACCCCAGCAGAAATGCGTCGTTCGGATCGTCCACACCCCCACGTGAGCGCCCTCCTCAGCCGCCCCCCACTGTGCCCACCTGCCACCTCCCCACACTTGTCATTACCATGGGGGGGGTGACGCACACGTGGGAGGCTGGCCCCAAGGCCTGTTGACCCACCTGTAACGGAGAGGTAAGCCCAGACCCCACCTGCTGGCCGCCCATCCCCCAGCAGGCCCGCAGGAGGGGCCCTCACCCCCCACGCTGCCCCTAGCCCCATCCTGCCACTGACGCAAGTGAGGAAGAACGTGTCGGCCTGCGCGGGCCGCGCCAACTACATCCGCTCCCTGGAGCACGTGCAGGTGCAGCTGTCTCTGTCCTACAGCCGCCGGGGGGACCTGGAGATCTCGCTCACCAGCCCCATGGGCACCCGCTCCACGCTCGTAGCCATCAGGTACAGGGCTGGAGGCGCACACCGGGGTCCGGGGTCCCCCACCACCTAGCGGCcccgcctccacccccacccccacctcccatcccagaCCCTTGGACGTCAGCGGCCAAGGCTACAACAACTGGATCTTCATGTCCACCCACTTCTGGGACGAGGACCCGCGGGGCCTGTGGACCCTGGGCCTGGAAAACAAAGGCTACTATTTCAACACGGGTGAGGGCTGCGTGCAGGCTGGGGCCCCCGGGGACCCCTCGCAGAGGGGTGCCCAGCAGTCCCCCCGACAGACCCAGCGTGTGTGTTCGGTGCATACTGGGCACCCGGTtaccagcacacagtaggtgttcagttACCCCTGCACAGCGGGGGCTCAGCCCGGTGCCGTCAGGGTCTGGGAGTCCAGCTCCGGGCGGGGTGGCCGGGGAGAGGGGCCCGGGCGGGCAGGACCAGGCGGCCAAcagcctctccccctcctccccgtgCCCACCGCAACCCCTGCCAGGGACGCTGTACCGCTACACGCTGCTGCTCTACGGGACTGCCGAGGACATGACGGCGCGGCCCCCGGGCCCCCAGGTGACCAGCAGCGCGTGTGTGCAGCGGGACACAGAGGGGCTGTGCCAGGGTGAGTGCCTGGCGTGGCACGGCCTGCTTGCTGGGAGGCGGCAGCGGCGGGCAGTGTGCGTGTGCAGCCCGGGGCGGGAGGGCAGTCTCATGCCGTGTGGGCCTCGGCCCCTCACCCCCCGGGCATGTCCCCCGCGCAGAATGCCACAGCTCTGCCTACACCCTGGGCCACCTCTGCCTTTCCTACTGCCCTCCGAGGTACTGCAAGCACACCCAGCAGGCGGTGACCGGCGGGCCTGGGCGCCCGGCCACACCCGCGCTGCACGTCTGCTCCAGCTGCCGcgcctcctgctgcccctgccgCGGCGGCTCGCCGCTCAACTGCACCGCCTGTCCCCCGTCGTACTCGCTGCGTGAGCATCGGGGCTCCTGCTCGGGACCTGTGCCTCCCAACAGCCCCCCCCAGCCCACCGCAGTCGGCCACCCCAGGTGCCACCGTGGCCGTGCCCAGGCTGTGGTATTGACGCTGCTGGCCGTGGCCTTCGGGAGCCCCTTACTGTGCCGCATCCTCTACAGGCTGCCCGCCGCCAGGTGGGGGCCTCCCCGGCGCTGGGgccacccccgccacccccccaggTCCAGCTGCTGTCTGGAACCTAGAGACATCTGACTAGGAGGGAAACCAGTGCCTGGACAGGCACCGCTGTCCTGCTCCTTTGCTTCAGACTGGAACCGGGCTGGGGATCGGAGAACCTGCCCCGAGGAGGCCCAGCCGGTCACTGAGGCCCCCGGGCCGGGGGTGGCCAGTGTGGCATCCTGGACCCAAAATTGGCAGGTCCaggggaaacagagagaaaagtctCGTTACacagtttggggtgggggtggggtggggtgggctgagGTCGGGCGGTGACAGCCATCCCTTCCCAGCCCCAGAAGCGGGCCGGAGGAGCAGGGACAACAAACGACACCACCCAGGGTCTCAGGCACCACATCCCACCTCAGAGTTTGCAAATAAAGGTTGAATAGGAGGTGCCAAGTCTGTGGTCTCCTTTGGGGCAGGGGCAGTGCCCCCCCCCACGGCATGGTTGGGGTTCCCGGGTGCCGGCTTGGGGACTGTCTTCTCCCTGACATCAGGCCCTGGAGGACCCAGTGGCCTACAGAGAAGGGGGGCCAGCCCCGATGCCAGAGCCCAGccgtggtgggggcgggggccagggAGACGGTTCCCAGGGCAGCCTGGCCTCTCCCAAGCTCCTGCCCGAGGCTGCGGGGATGGACATGTATTGATCCGTTCATCCATCGATGCACGTCGGCGGCTGTTGTGAATCACACTGCTGCGGCCGTGTGTCCCGGGAGTGCTTGGCCGCCTCCTTCGAGCCTTGGTGGCCTCATCGGTGCGATGGCGCTGCACCTAGCACCTGCTTCAGTAAATGTGTGATCAGGAGAGCAAGCTCGCCCATCCGGCTCACGGTGAGCACCCAGGGCGTGCCTCGGCTCACAGCCTCCCCAACCCAGCCGTGGGGAGGAGGTTTTGGGGACCAGGGGGGCGACGCCGCCGAGCGTCCAGCGCCCCGGCCACCTCCCGGTGACCCGCACGGCCAGCCCGCCTGGCCACGGCAGCACGTGGGTTGTGTCCCCTTTCGGCAGGACGCCGGGAGTGGGTGCTTTGTGACGCGGCGAGGGCAGCCGGGACAGGACCCCGCGCCCACCCCGAGCTCTTCCAGGGACCCCGCAGCCAGCAGCGACTGGACGAGGACCCTTGAGGGCGCGGCCCCTTTAAGGGGGGGCGTGGCCCCGCGGGGAGGAGCgggcaggagccaggggaggcaggaagTGTGCGTCACGTGCCCGGGGCGGGGCTCCGCCGCGACCGGAAGCGGAAGTGGCTCCTCGGCGGCGCCCGCGGTTCTGCTGGCGCGCGGGCGTGAGGAGGTAGGGGCGCTGGAGGCGTtagcggggaaactgaggcagaggcgGCGCCAGGCGCCGGCCCCCGCTGGCCCCACGATGTCGGTCCTTgggagggccgggggcggggcgagcccggggggcggggcgggcttcCCCGGGAACGGGGCTCCGGCGCCGTGTAGGAGTTcgcggggcgggaggcggggccggggggaggggcagacccGACAGCGCCCTTTCCTCTCGCCTCCAGAAATGGGCTCCAAGGCCAAGAAGCGCGTGGTGCTGCCCAcccggcccgcgccgcccgccgtgGAGCAGATCCTGGAGGACGTGCGGGGCGCGCCCCCCGACGACCCCGTCTTCATCGCGCTGGGCCTGGACGGTaggagcgggggaggggcgggcctgGGACCCGGCCCCGGCGGGAGCGGCGGGTCGGTGAAGCCCGGGAATTAGGAGCGACCCTAGTCCGAGCCGGGCTCTCTGCACGCGCGCCTCGGGGGCGCCCGCCGGGCCGCCGACAGTGCCGTCTTCGGGGCGCCCCTGACCTCGGGTCGACGCTTCGAGGGTTcgggccccgggggtgggggttaaAGGGGAAAGACGGGGTTCTTGGCTTGCAGCTGCGGGGTGAAGgtgggggcgcggcgggggcggcggccccGCGGGAAGCCTCGTCCACCCCTTGTCCTGGAAGTCGGGGCCCCGGGCGGTGTTGCCAGCGGGCTTTGTGTTCTGCTCTGTGCTGTTCGTTTCTCCGTTCCTTGAACCTTCCCGAAGGCCGCGTTCTGTCCCACAGGCTGCTGCTCAGCCCCCCCACCGGGCACACACTACCCCCGAAAGTGCCCGCCCTGGGGTCACTCTGGTGGAGGAGTGACCGTTAGTCTTGGGGGACCAGAGCTGGGGAGAAAGgcgttgggtttttttttgggggggggaatgaaATAATAGTAAGAATTTGGTGCTTTGCTCAACGTGTCTGTGTTTCGAGCGTCAAGAGCCCCTGGTATCAGAGCATCTGGAAGGTTCTGTTGGACGGAGCAGCCCCAGGACCACGCCCACCAGCGTTTCCAgggaggggagactgaggctgggCTGTGTGAGGACCCACGGAGGGGGAGCTCCTACCTGGACCTCATGTCCTGGCCGCCCTGAGCATCGTGTGGCCTGTGTTCCTTCTTAGTACCAACGCAGGTGATAGGGTGACTTCTCGTCAGGTCCTAGTTTCCGGGCCTGTCCCCAGAGCAGGGAAGCAGGCAGCATGCATCCCGGCAGGTGCTGTTACGGGACGCGGGGTTACCAAGAAACGTGCCGCCTCCCGGACTGTTGGGTTTCACAAGGGTGCATGGCCAGGGAGCAGGTTTAGGGAGGTGCAGTGTGGCATCTGGCCTGGAGAGCCTGGTAGGAGCCCGCCGGCCCTGTGACTCCGTCCGCCGCCCTCTGTGGGTTGGAGGCTGATACACGGGGGCCTGGGGATGCAGGGGCGAGGCTTCTCTGTGATGTGTTTCCTCCAGTTCCCTGCTTTGCTGGGGCGACACATGGTGTCCTCTCCTTGCCTCTGCCTCACCGGTGTGCTGTGTCCTGTCCCCAGACTCCCCGGGCCTCTCCCAGCGGGCAGAGGACACGGAGGCCCAGCGGGAGCAGCTCTACCAGCAGAGCCGGGCCTACGTGGCCATGAATCAGCGGCTGCAGCAGGCGGGCGACGGGCTGAAGCAGAAGTGTGAGGACCTGTGGCGAGCTGGGGAGGAGCTGGAGCGGGATGTTGGCCAGGTGAAGCAGGTGGCACTGCCGGGAGCCACAGCTGCCTCCTTGGGCTGACTGGTCGGCCTGTGGGCTGAGCACACGCACTGGGCAGGGCGCCCCCGGCTCCCGGACGCCTGACCCGGCTCAGCGGAGACCAGGCCCCCAAGGCCCCGAAGCACCCGGAGACCTGGGGGGACACAGCCTGCGTGGGGGAGACACGTGCACCTGCCTCAGCCCCGCCTGGCCCCCCTGAGGGTCAGGTCTGCAGCATGCGGACACTGCTCCCCCCGGGGCTCGGGAGCCCACACTGGAcgtccccaggctccccagtcCCCCAGAGCCAGGCCGTCCGTGCGCCTTTCCCTGCCCCTGACGACCCTGCTTGCCCCATCGCCCCGGCCCCCTGGGCTGGTGGGACCCACTCTGCGGTCTGTGCGCGTATCCGCCTGAACTGCAGGGCCCCGAGGTTCCGGAGGGGCCAGATGTGAGACGGGGCCTCTGGTGGGAGCCTCTCCCGGGGGCCCTGGGCACCCTGATCCAAGGCCCGGGTGCTCCCCCAGGGCCGGGTAACGGGGTGTGGAACCGACCTAGGTGCTGTGGGGCTCTGTCACCTGTGGTCCTGTGAGGACAAGCTCACCCGTTTCCCACGTGAGCCCTTGCTGGCTGCCCCCCACTCTGTGGGGGCATGTGGGGCCATGGAACAGGAGTGGCTCTTGAAAAGGGCTTTTCTCACCAGAAGACCAACTTTGGGAAGACCAGAGCCGCAGGGACTGCAAGAGGCATTGCAGAAGCCAGGCTGCTCGCCGGGGACCCccaagccccccccccgcctccccacctgcccctgcacaGCGCCTCCATGAGCTTCTCCTCTCCAGGGGTCCCCAGGGGCTCTGAAgctgtccccagggcctggcaccatGACCCAAGCATCCCAGAGGTGTTTCTCTGAATAAGCTGAGCCTGCTTTAGCCTGAAAGACTCCGAAAACTGGAAACCAGAACGTGGTCTCCGGGGACACAGTGTACAGAGAACACAGGCCTGGCGCCCGTGAGGGCAGTGGACACCGAGGCCGCCCCGTCCAGGGCCCATTGCACACCCTGACCCCACTGCTGCCAGTTCACCTGTGGTGCTggtgcctcccccctccctgcttggGCCCTGCGTGACTGCGGGGTGCTGTCTCCTCTCTGGGGCCCGGGGCCCCCCCAGAGGACTTTTGGGAGCGGGTCAGAGTTTGAAGCCGGGCTCCCCAGGTGGAGGTCCCTCCCGGCCCCTGGCCCGCCCTCAGCCCTGGAGTCAGAGCCGGGGCGGCAGGGCGCGATTTGACAGCTGTTGTTTATTAAAGGTGCGTGCGAGACGCCTGGGTCTGCGGCTTCCTCCCACCAGCGGCCGTGTGgtcagtggggggtggggctgtaTTTACACGTGTCTCGTGGTGCTGCAGAGACCGGCCAGAGACGCATGGGGACGGGCCCAGGCCACCAGGCTCAGGCCGGGTGACAGGTGGGAGCAGCGGGGATGAGGTAATGCCGCGCCAGTGGGTGGCCCCAAGGTCCACACCCGGCTAGTGGTGCCTCCGTCCGGCCTGGGGCCCAAAGTCACAGGCTTGGGGTGCCGGGCGTTCCCCTCGGCCTTGCTCCAGGAGCGCTCCAGAGGCACCTGGCTCCTTCACGGTCCCCCGGCAGGTGGCTGCGTTGGTCCTTTGGTCCTGAGACCTTAGGCCTCCTGCTCCCGACTCAGGTTGATTGTCCGGTAACCACCGCTTGCCACGGCCTCCAGAAAGCTCGTCCTGGGGCGTCTGCTGCCCGCCCGGGCTGGATGATGAGGTGTGGCTGTGCCCCCCGCGGCGGGGGGTGGGAAAGGCAAAAGTGGCTGCTGGGCATGGACGGGGCGGGCTCCGAGTGCCGGCCGCGGTGGGGAGCTGCCCTGCGGCTCTCCCGGTGGAGAGGACGCCCGGGGCTGACCAGAGGCAGGCGGGAGGCGGCAGCGACGGAGGGTCCCGCAGCACAGGTCCTTCCTCGGGCATGGTGGTCGCTCCGCTCGCCCAAGAGGTAGCTCTGGGAGTTCTCCCCACGGCCCAcgtggggaaaccgaggcacggAGCGGCAAAAGCACTGCCCAGGGTCTCACAGTGCACGGGTGCTCGaagccctgggccctggctgggCGAGCCGGCGGTGGGGGGCCTGTCCTGTGGAGACGGGGCGGGGTGTCTGGGAGCCCCCAGGCCCAGGAAGGGGCTTGGAGGACCCCCGGTCCCAGCCCTTTAGGCTGCAGTGGGGACGGGGTTCTGGCGGCTTCTGAGGAGTGTCCGAGACAGCCCGTGTGTCCAAGGGGGGCTGCGGCCGGGTCATGCTGGCTCAGCCACCCTGCCTCCTGCCCGTGGGCCCTCCGGCCGGCCCTGGCTCCTGTCGCAGGGGACGGGGTGTGGCGAGGGGCGCATGATGCAGCGGGCACAGCAGGTCGGCGGGGTGTGGGATGGCTGGGCGCCGGGCTTCCCCGAGGATGCTCAGCCGCAGGAAACACCggtgcgcggggccgggggccttCCTCCGTGGGCTCCGGGCTGGGAGAGGCGCCCCTGCGAGGCTGTCCCGGCAGCCCCGCGCTCGGAGCAGCTTCTCCCCGAGCCTCCACAGGAAAGAGGTCGTCGGCTCTTTCTGCAGGAGGCGCCCTTGGGGCTGAGGCTGGACGCACGCACACCCGCGGTCCCCCAGCAGGCTGGCGGGGAGGCTCGGGGCTCACCGTCCCTCCGTCTGTCCGCCCCCCCGgggcagcaccaccagcacccaGTGGCCAGCGACCCCCGAGGCCGGCTCTGACCTGGCGCAGAGCCCATTGCTTCCTGCGTTGGAATGAGGATGGAATCGAAAGGTGGTGCAGTAGCCTTCGGGGCCCCCCACaggctccccccaacccctgggcACGCTCACAGCTCTGGGTCCCGCACCCCCACGCCCTCCCAGAGGGTCTCCCTGTGAAGTGCCAGGGCCTCC
Proteins encoded in this window:
- the PCSK4 gene encoding proprotein convertase subtilisin/kexin type 4 isoform X7 produces the protein MRPARTALWLRLALALGLALVGPLPVGWSSARAPIYVSSWAVRVSQGYREAERLARKFGFVYLGQIFPDGQYFHLRHRGVVQQSLTPHWGHCLRLKKDPKVQWFEQQTLRRRVKRSVVVPTDPWFPKQWYMNNKVQPDLNILQVWSQGLSGQGVVVSVLDDGIEKDHPDLWANYDPLASYDFNDYDPDPQPRYTPSDENRHGTRCAGEVAAMANNGFCGTGVAYNARIGGVRMLDGTITDVIEAQSLSLQPQHIHIYSASWGPEDDGRTVDGPGILTREAFRRGVTKGRGGLGTLFVWASGNGGLHYDNCNCDGYTNSIHTLSVGSTTQNGRVPWYSEACASTLTTTYSSGVATDPQIVTTDLHHQCTDKHTGTSASAPLAAGMIALALEANPFLTWRDMQHLVVRASRPAQLQAEDWRTNVSHHYGYGLLDARLLVDMARTWLPTQPQQKCVVRIVHTPTPILPLTQVRKNVSACAGRANYIRSLEHVQVQLSLSYSRRGDLEISLTSPMGTRSTLVAIRPLDVSGQGYNNWIFMSTHFWDEDPRGLWTLGLENKGYYFNTGTLYRYTLLLYGTAEDMTARPPGPQVTSSACVQRDTEGLCQECHSSAYTLGHLCLSYCPPRYCKHTQQAVTGGPGRPATPALHVCSSCRASCCPCRGGSPLNCTACPPSYSLREHRGSCSGPVPPNSPPQPTAVGHPRCHRGRAQAVVLTLLAVAFGSPLLCRILYRLPAARWGPPRRWGHPRHPPRSSCCLEPRDI
- the PCSK4 gene encoding proprotein convertase subtilisin/kexin type 4 isoform X1: MRPARTALWLRLALALGLALVGPLPVGWSSARAPIYVSSWAVRVSQGYREAERLARKFGFVYLGQIFPDGQYFHLRHRGVVQQSLTPHWGHCLRLKKDPKVQWFEQQTLRRRVKRSVVVPTDPWFPKQWYMNNKVQPDLNILQVWSQGLSGQGVVVSVLDDGIEKDHPDLWANYDPLASYDFNDYDPDPQPRYTPSDENRHGTRCAGEVAAMANNGFCGTGVAYNARIGGVRMLDGTITDVIEAQSLSLQPQHIHIYSASWGPEDDGRTVDGPGILTREAFRRGVTKGRGGLGTLFVWASGNGGLHYDNCNCDGYTNSIHTLSVGSTTQNGRVPWYSEACASTLTTTYSSGVATDPQIVTTDLHHQCTDKHTGTSASAPLAAGMIALALEANPFLTWRDMQHLVVRASRPAQLQAEDWRTNGVGRQVSHHYGYGLLDARLLVDMARTWLPTQPQQKCVVRIVHTPTRPAGGALTPHAAPSPILPLTQVRKNVSACAGRANYIRSLEHVQVQLSLSYSRRGDLEISLTSPMGTRSTLVAIRPLDVSGQGYNNWIFMSTHFWDEDPRGLWTLGLENKGYYFNTGTLYRYTLLLYGTAEDMTARPPGPQVTSSACVQRDTEGLCQECHSSAYTLGHLCLSYCPPRYCKHTQQAVTGGPGRPATPALHVCSSCRASCCPCRGGSPLNCTACPPSYSLREHRGSCSGPVPPNSPPQPTAVGHPRCHRGRAQAVVLTLLAVAFGSPLLCRILYRLPAARWGPPRRWGHPRHPPRSSCCLEPRDI
- the PCSK4 gene encoding proprotein convertase subtilisin/kexin type 4 isoform X4, with translation MRPARTALWLRLALALGLALVGPLPVGWSSARAPIYVSSWAVRVSQGYREAERLARKFGFVYLGQIFPDGQYFHLRHRGVVQQSLTPHWGHCLRLKKDPKVQWFEQQTLRRRVKRSVVVPTDPWFPKQWYMNNKVQPDLNILQVWSQGLSGQGVVVSVLDDGIEKDHPDLWANYDPLASYDFNDYDPDPQPRYTPSDENRHGTRCAGEVAAMANNGFCGTGVAYNARIGGVRMLDGTITDVIEAQSLSLQPQHIHIYSASWGPEDDGRTVDGPGILTREAFRRGVTKGRGGLGTLFVWASGNGGLHYDNCNCDGYTNSIHTLSVGSTTQNGRVPWYSEACASTLTTTYSSGVATDPQIVTTDLHHQCTDKHTGTSASAPLAAGMIALALEANPFLTWRDMQHLVVRASRPAQLQAEDWRTNVSHHYGYGLLDARLLVDMARTWLPTQPQQKCVVRIVHTPTRPAGGALTPHAAPSPILPLTQVRKNVSACAGRANYIRSLEHVQVQLSLSYSRRGDLEISLTSPMGTRSTLVAIRPLDVSGQGYNNWIFMSTHFWDEDPRGLWTLGLENKGYYFNTGTLYRYTLLLYGTAEDMTARPPGPQVTSSACVQRDTEGLCQECHSSAYTLGHLCLSYCPPRYCKHTQQAVTGGPGRPATPALHVCSSCRASCCPCRGGSPLNCTACPPSYSLREHRGSCSGPVPPNSPPQPTAVGHPRCHRGRAQAVVLTLLAVAFGSPLLCRILYRLPAARWGPPRRWGHPRHPPRSSCCLEPRDI
- the PCSK4 gene encoding proprotein convertase subtilisin/kexin type 4 isoform X5 → MRPARTALWLRLALALGLALVGPLPVGWSSARAPIYVSSWAVRVSQGYREAERLARKFGFVYLGQIFPDGQYFHLRHRGVVQQSLTPHWGHCLRLKKDPKVQWFEQQTLRRRVKRSVVVPTDPWFPKQWYMNNKVQPDLNILQVWSQGLSGQGVVVSVLDDGIEKDHPDLWANYDPLASYDFNDYDPDPQPRYTPSDENRHGTRCAGEVAAMANNGFCGTGVAYNARIGGVRMLDGTITDVIEAQSLSLQPQHIHIYSASWGPEDDGRTVDGPGILTREAFRRGVTKGRGGLGTLFVWASGNGGLHYDNCNCDGYTNSIHTLSVGSTTQNGRVPWYSEACASTLTTTYSSGVATDPQIVTTDLHHQCTDKHTGTSASAPLAAGMIALALEANPFLTWRDMQHLVVRASRPAQLQAEDWRTNVSHHYGYGLLDARLLVDMARTWLPTQPQQKCVVRIVHTPTPAGGALTPHAAPSPILPLTQVRKNVSACAGRANYIRSLEHVQVQLSLSYSRRGDLEISLTSPMGTRSTLVAIRPLDVSGQGYNNWIFMSTHFWDEDPRGLWTLGLENKGYYFNTGTLYRYTLLLYGTAEDMTARPPGPQVTSSACVQRDTEGLCQECHSSAYTLGHLCLSYCPPRYCKHTQQAVTGGPGRPATPALHVCSSCRASCCPCRGGSPLNCTACPPSYSLREHRGSCSGPVPPNSPPQPTAVGHPRCHRGRAQAVVLTLLAVAFGSPLLCRILYRLPAARWGPPRRWGHPRHPPRSSCCLEPRDI
- the PCSK4 gene encoding proprotein convertase subtilisin/kexin type 4 isoform X11 is translated as MRPARTALWLRLALALGLALVGPLPVGWSSARAPIYVSSWAVRVSQGYREAERLARKFGFVYLGQIFPDGQYFHLRHRGVVQQSLTPHWGHCLRLKKDPKVQWFEQQTLRRRVKRSVVVPTDPWFPKQWYMNNKVQPDLNILQVWSQGLSGQGVVVSVLDDGIEKDHPDLWANYDPLASYDFNDYDPDPQPRYTPSDENRHGTRCAGEVAAMANNGFCGTGVAYNARIGGVRMLDGTITDVIEAQSLSLQPQHIHIYSASWGPEDDGRTVDGPGILTREAFRRGVTKGRGGLGTLFVWASGNGGLHYDNCNCDGYTNSIHTLSVGSTTQNGRVPWYSEACASTLTTTYSSGVATDPQIVTTDLHHQCTDKHTGTSASAPLAAGMIALALEANPFLTWRDMQHLVVRASRPAQLQAEDWRTNGVGRQVSHHYGYGLLDARLLVDMARTWLPTQPQQKCVVRIVHTPTRPAGGALTPHAAPSPILPLTQVRKNVSACAGRANYIRSLEHVQVQLSLSYSRRGDLEISLTSPMGTRSTLVAIRPLDVSGQGYNNWIFMSTHFWDEDPRGLWTLGLENKGYYFNTGTLYRYTLLLYGTAEDMTARPPGPQVTSSACVQRDTEGLCQGTASTPSRR
- the PCSK4 gene encoding proprotein convertase subtilisin/kexin type 4 isoform X10, with protein sequence MRPARTALWLRLALALGLALVGPLPVGWSSARAPIYVSSWAVRVSQGYREAERLARKFGFVYLGQIFPDGQYFHLRHRGVVQQSLTPHWGHCLRLKKDPKVQWFEQQTLRRRVKRSVVVPTDPWFPKQWYMNNKVQPDLNILQVWSQGLSGQGVVVSVLDDGIEKDHPDLWANYDPLASYDFNDYDPDPQPRYTPSDENRHGTRCAGEVAAMANNGFCGTGVAYNARIGGVRMLDGTITDVIEAQSLSLQPQHIHIYSASWGPEDDGRTVDGPGILTREAFRRGVTKGRGGLGTLFVWASGNGGLHYDNCNCDGYTNSIHTLSVGSTTQNGRVPWYSEACASTLTTTYSSGVATDPQIVTTDLHHQCTDKHTGTSASAPLAAGMIALALEANPFLTWRDMQHLVVRASRPAQLQAEDWRTNGVGRQVSHHYGYGLLDARLLVDMARTWLPTQPQQKCVVRIVHTPTRPAGGALTPHAAPSPILPLTQVRKNVSACAGRANYIRSLEHVQVQLSLSYSRRGDLEISLTSPMGTRSTLVAIRPLDVSGQGYNNWIFMSTHFWDEDPRGLWTLGLENKGYYFNTGTLYRYTLLLYGTAEDMTARPPGPQNATALPTPWATSAFPTALRGTASTPSRR